A single Streptomyces sp. 2114.4 DNA region contains:
- a CDS encoding pyridoxamine 5'-phosphate oxidase family protein, translating to MAETSGAQDSGGTGGSPCPETIRRALAAHTTMTLAYADEDGPGACAVLYATDPESGGGTGGAGGAGPVLYFVTATTTRHGRALAAPGARAAFTAQRDGQEWSGLTGLQGRGGCRPLTGAERAAGWRVYLSRFPFVAESERLRHALERTTLWELRPDWLRLIDNGQGFGHKEEWRPGS from the coding sequence ATGGCGGAGACGAGCGGTGCACAGGACAGCGGCGGTACGGGCGGGTCGCCCTGCCCGGAGACGATCCGGCGGGCGCTCGCCGCGCACACGACGATGACGCTGGCGTACGCGGACGAGGACGGGCCGGGCGCCTGCGCGGTGCTCTACGCGACGGACCCGGAGAGCGGCGGGGGGACGGGCGGGGCGGGCGGCGCCGGGCCCGTGCTGTATTTCGTCACCGCGACCACGACGCGGCACGGCCGGGCGCTGGCGGCGCCCGGCGCCCGCGCCGCCTTCACGGCGCAGCGGGACGGCCAGGAGTGGAGCGGACTGACGGGGCTTCAGGGCCGGGGCGGCTGCCGCCCCCTGACCGGCGCCGAGCGGGCCGCGGGCTGGCGGGTCTACCTGTCCCGCTTCCCCTTCGTCGCCGAGAGCGAGCGGTTGCGCCACGCCCTGGAGCGGACCACCCTGTGGGAGCTGCGCCCCGACTGGCTGCGGCTGATCGACAACGGGCAGGGCTTCGGGCACAAGGAGGAGTGGCGTCCGGGTTCCTGA
- the cseB gene encoding two-component system response regulator CseB, producing the protein MAETHVLFVEDDDVIREATQLALERDGFVVTAMPDGLAGLEAFRADRPDIALLDVMVPGLDGVSLCRRIRDESTVPVIMLSARADSIDVVLGLEAGADDYVTKPFDGAVLVARIRAVLRRFGHASGPDRAGGSSADQADIAEPVLRFGDLEVDTEGMEVRKGGANVALTPTEMRLLLEFSNAPGTVLSRDRLLERVWDYGWGGDTRVVDVHVQRLRGKIGQDRIETVRGFGYKLRG; encoded by the coding sequence ATGGCCGAGACCCATGTGCTCTTCGTCGAGGACGACGACGTGATCCGCGAGGCCACCCAGCTCGCCCTGGAACGGGACGGATTCGTGGTCACCGCGATGCCCGACGGGCTGGCGGGCCTGGAGGCGTTCCGCGCCGACCGCCCCGATATCGCCCTGCTCGATGTGATGGTGCCGGGACTCGACGGCGTCAGCCTGTGCCGGCGGATCCGCGATGAGTCGACGGTCCCCGTGATCATGCTGTCGGCGCGCGCCGACTCGATCGACGTGGTGCTCGGCCTGGAGGCCGGTGCGGACGACTACGTCACCAAGCCGTTCGACGGTGCGGTGCTGGTCGCCCGGATCCGCGCCGTCCTGCGCCGCTTCGGCCACGCCAGCGGCCCGGACCGGGCCGGCGGCTCGTCGGCGGACCAGGCCGACATCGCCGAGCCGGTGCTGCGCTTCGGCGACCTGGAGGTCGACACGGAGGGCATGGAGGTCCGCAAGGGCGGTGCGAACGTCGCCCTGACGCCGACCGAGATGCGGCTGCTGCTGGAGTTCTCCAACGCGCCCGGTACGGTCCTCTCACGCGACCGGCTGCTGGAGCGGGTCTGGGACTACGGCTGGGGTGGTGACACCCGGGTGGTGGACGTCCATGTCCAGCGGCTGCGCGGCAAAATCGGTCAGGACCGGATCGAGACGGTCCGCGGCTTCGGATACAAGCTGAGAGGCTGA
- a CDS encoding SigE family RNA polymerase sigma factor, whose protein sequence is MTASTVNVGKRKRIGGVGMATSGGKVLDFEEYVRTRQEALLRSARRLVPDPVDAQDLLQTALVRTYGRWDGIADKSLADAYLRRVMINTRTEWWRARKLEEVPTEQLPDASVDDGTEQRADRALLMDILGVLAPKQRSVVVLRHWEQMSTEETAAALGMSTGTVKSTLHRALARLRQELQMRDIDARMLERGERGRERCAA, encoded by the coding sequence ATGACCGCCAGCACGGTCAACGTGGGGAAACGCAAGCGGATCGGAGGCGTCGGAATGGCGACCAGCGGCGGCAAGGTACTGGACTTCGAAGAGTACGTTCGTACGCGGCAGGAGGCCCTGCTGCGGAGCGCCCGGCGCCTGGTGCCCGACCCGGTCGACGCACAGGACCTGCTGCAGACCGCACTGGTGCGCACCTACGGCCGCTGGGACGGCATCGCGGACAAGTCGCTGGCCGACGCCTACCTCCGCCGCGTCATGATCAACACGCGGACCGAGTGGTGGCGGGCCCGCAAGCTCGAAGAGGTGCCCACCGAGCAGCTTCCCGACGCGAGCGTGGACGACGGCACCGAGCAGCGCGCCGACCGCGCCCTGCTGATGGACATCCTCGGGGTGCTGGCTCCCAAGCAGCGCAGCGTCGTCGTGCTGCGGCACTGGGAGCAGATGAGCACGGAGGAGACCGCGGCGGCGCTCGGTATGTCCACAGGAACGGTCAAGAGCACGCTGCACCGTGCGCTGGCCCGGCTGCGCCAGGAGCTGCAGATGCGTGACATCGACGCGCGGATGCTGGAGCGTGGCGAGCGGGGGCGGGAGCGGTGCGCGGCCTGA
- a CDS encoding TetR/AcrR family transcriptional regulator produces the protein MSTQARRGNTRQRIQDVALELFSEQGYDKTSLREIAEKLEVTKAALYYHFKTKEDIVISLFQDLGRPIDELIAWAEKQPRTLETKQELIRRYSESLRSGEPLFRFMQENQATVRDLSIGETFKSRMLTLFDLLKEPESELTDQVRCITALFSMHAGMFAMQHVEGDPEEKRRAILEVATELVTAANPPNRRPARPDSAQTASP, from the coding sequence ATGAGCACACAGGCGCGCAGGGGAAACACCCGCCAGCGCATCCAGGACGTCGCTCTGGAGCTGTTCTCCGAACAGGGCTACGACAAGACGTCCCTGCGCGAGATCGCCGAAAAGCTGGAGGTCACGAAAGCGGCGCTGTACTACCACTTCAAGACCAAGGAAGACATCGTCATCAGCCTGTTCCAGGACCTGGGCAGACCCATCGACGAGCTGATCGCCTGGGCCGAGAAGCAGCCGCGCACCCTGGAGACCAAGCAGGAGCTGATCCGCCGCTACAGCGAGTCGCTGCGCTCGGGCGAGCCCCTTTTCCGGTTCATGCAGGAGAACCAGGCGACGGTGCGCGATCTGAGCATCGGCGAGACGTTCAAATCGCGCATGCTGACCCTCTTCGACCTCCTCAAGGAGCCCGAATCGGAGCTGACGGATCAGGTGCGCTGCATCACCGCACTGTTCTCCATGCATGCGGGCATGTTCGCGATGCAGCACGTGGAGGGCGACCCCGAGGAGAAGCGCAGGGCCATCCTCGAGGTCGCCACAGAACTGGTCACGGCGGCAAACCCGCCGAACCGCCGGCCAGCCCGGCCGGACTCAGCTCAGACGGCGTCGCCGTGA
- the cseC gene encoding two-component system sensor histidine kinase CseC, whose amino-acid sequence MVRLALRTGLRWKLSAAIALVGALVAIALSLVVHNAARHSMLDNSRDVQIERLNFTQKIFLSTNRLQFGAKIDDPELPEALRDEVAKNKRATYLQDTGQTAPDVWAASPLSNNRVLSMHDRFPDRFAVLDDLDQALVIGSTAVVVGGCALGVLVGGRLSKRLRKAAAAAGKLADGDTAVRIRDEVGSGRVRDETDDLAFAVDAMSDALQERIEAERRVTADIAHELRTPVTGLLTAAELLPPGRPSELVRDRAQALRTLVEDVLEVARLDGHAERAELQDVVLGEFVSRRVRALDPGITVEVVREAEVTTDPRRLERILGNLIANAARHGKPPVEVTVEGRVLRVRDHGTGFPGALLREGPSRFRTGSSDRAGRGHGLGLTIAAGQARVLGARLTFRNAEELTDGSTGAVAVLWLPENAPTNTGSFPVLHLPER is encoded by the coding sequence GTGGTCAGGCTGGCCCTGCGCACGGGGCTGAGATGGAAGCTCAGCGCCGCGATCGCACTCGTCGGAGCGCTGGTCGCGATCGCGCTGAGCCTTGTCGTGCACAACGCCGCCCGCCACTCCATGCTCGACAACAGCCGGGATGTGCAGATCGAGCGGCTCAACTTCACGCAGAAGATCTTCCTCTCCACCAACCGGCTGCAGTTCGGCGCGAAGATCGACGACCCGGAGCTGCCGGAGGCGCTGCGCGACGAGGTCGCCAAGAACAAGCGCGCCACCTACCTCCAGGACACCGGGCAGACCGCCCCCGACGTATGGGCCGCCTCACCGCTCAGCAACAACCGGGTGCTGTCCATGCACGACCGTTTCCCCGACCGCTTCGCCGTCCTCGACGACCTCGACCAGGCCTTGGTCATCGGGTCGACCGCGGTGGTGGTCGGCGGCTGTGCGCTGGGGGTGCTGGTCGGCGGACGGCTCTCCAAGCGGCTGCGCAAGGCGGCCGCGGCGGCCGGAAAACTCGCCGACGGCGACACCGCGGTCCGGATCCGCGACGAGGTCGGCAGCGGACGGGTACGCGACGAGACCGACGATCTGGCCTTCGCCGTGGACGCCATGTCGGACGCCCTCCAGGAGCGCATCGAGGCCGAGCGACGGGTCACCGCCGACATCGCCCACGAGCTGCGCACCCCGGTCACCGGCCTGCTGACCGCCGCCGAACTGCTGCCGCCCGGCCGCCCCTCGGAACTCGTCCGCGACCGTGCGCAGGCGCTGCGCACCCTCGTCGAGGACGTCCTGGAAGTGGCCCGGCTCGACGGCCATGCGGAGCGCGCCGAGCTGCAGGACGTCGTGCTCGGCGAGTTCGTCTCCCGGCGGGTGCGGGCCCTCGACCCGGGGATCACCGTCGAGGTCGTACGGGAGGCCGAGGTCACCACCGACCCGCGCCGGCTGGAGCGGATCCTCGGCAATCTGATCGCCAACGCCGCCCGGCACGGCAAGCCGCCGGTCGAGGTCACCGTCGAGGGCCGGGTCCTACGGGTCCGCGACCACGGCACGGGCTTCCCCGGGGCCTTGCTGCGCGAGGGCCCCAGCCGCTTCCGCACCGGCAGCAGCGACCGGGCCGGCCGCGGCCACGGCCTGGGCCTGACCATCGCGGCCGGCCAGGCCCGCGTCCTGGGCGCCCGCCTCACGTTCCGCAACGCGGAGGAACTCACCGACGGCTCGACGGGCGCCGTCGCCGTCCTCTGGCTACCGGAGAATGCGCCTACCAATACGGGGAGCTTTCCGGTGCTGCATCTGCCGGAGCGGTAG
- a CDS encoding LppP/LprE family lipoprotein — MAAVGLLLAGCNPGGEGVRSEGSAGTTPVPKGAVHTTPTSSPTARYKKVDAVKLLKDAPKVGSDVKKSLAKPCAGDEYPVEVTYATLTGGTSPDVIVNVMTCADSVGIGAYVFHKRDGAPDGYDTVYSNEQPSVYAGVNKGDLEVSKQTYAAGDKVCCPSGEDVMTYHWTNGRFSERGRPYHTDYSKTTADGATPDDGTGTEG, encoded by the coding sequence GTGGCCGCCGTCGGCCTTTTGCTGGCCGGGTGCAATCCAGGGGGCGAAGGCGTACGCAGCGAGGGATCGGCCGGCACCACCCCCGTGCCCAAGGGCGCCGTGCACACCACGCCCACCTCGTCCCCGACCGCCCGCTACAAGAAGGTCGACGCGGTCAAGCTGCTCAAGGACGCCCCGAAGGTCGGCTCCGACGTGAAGAAGTCGCTGGCCAAGCCGTGTGCCGGGGACGAGTACCCGGTCGAGGTGACCTATGCGACGCTCACCGGCGGCACCTCCCCCGATGTCATCGTCAATGTCATGACCTGTGCGGACTCCGTCGGCATCGGCGCGTATGTTTTCCACAAGCGCGACGGCGCGCCGGACGGGTATGACACCGTGTACAGCAACGAACAGCCGTCGGTCTACGCCGGGGTGAACAAGGGAGATCTGGAGGTCTCCAAGCAGACCTACGCCGCGGGCGACAAGGTGTGCTGCCCCTCCGGTGAGGATGTGATGACCTACCACTGGACGAACGGGCGCTTCAGTGAGCGTGGCCGTCCGTATCACACCGACTACAGCAAGACCACCGCCGACGGCGCCACGCCGGACGACGGCACGGGAACGGAGGGTTGA
- a CDS encoding MDR family MFS transporter, producing the protein MGKSQHATPTGDGRISSTGRPDAAPDPGSAKRPAGVRVVLFALMIAMLLAMLDNMIVGTAMPTIVGELGGMDHLSWVVTAYTLATAASTPIWGKLGDMYGRKGVFLSSIVLFLIGSALSGMAQDMGQLIGFRAVQGLGAGGLMVGVMAIIGDLIPPRERGKYQGMMAGVMAIAMVGGPLVGGTITDHLGWRWTFYINLPLGVIALAMVTAVLHLPKKRSQTRIDYVGAALLTLGITSLVLITTWGGTEYDWLSGQIIGLGILGVVALALFLVVERRVSEPVLPLHIFRNRNFSLVTLVGFLVGFVMFGSMTFLPLFQQTVQGASATNSGLLLLPLMGGMLVVSMIAGRVTTKTGKYKFFVVAGGALLTVGLALLSTMDTDTTRFTSGAYMAVLGAGMGFLMQTTMLIAQNSVEMKDMGVGSSSATLFRTIGGSFGVAIFGAIFTHQVQTTMAERIGKAGEKMTGGGAQMDPKGLAKLPPMVKDAYDHAVASGTHHVFLWGAAISVIGFAAAWFLKEVPLRGGPTKPAAESPEGSTAGDRVPVAETV; encoded by the coding sequence ATGGGGAAGTCGCAACATGCGACCCCGACGGGGGACGGACGGATATCGAGCACCGGGAGACCGGACGCGGCACCGGACCCGGGTTCGGCCAAGCGGCCGGCCGGCGTACGAGTGGTGCTCTTCGCGCTGATGATCGCGATGCTGCTCGCGATGCTGGACAACATGATCGTCGGCACCGCGATGCCGACCATCGTCGGTGAACTGGGCGGGATGGACCACCTGTCCTGGGTCGTCACCGCCTACACGCTCGCCACCGCGGCCTCGACCCCGATCTGGGGCAAGCTCGGCGACATGTACGGGCGCAAGGGCGTCTTCCTGTCGTCCATCGTGCTCTTCCTGATCGGCTCAGCGCTGTCCGGCATGGCACAGGACATGGGACAGCTGATCGGCTTCCGCGCCGTCCAGGGTCTGGGCGCGGGCGGTCTGATGGTCGGCGTCATGGCGATCATCGGCGATCTGATTCCGCCGCGGGAGCGCGGCAAGTACCAGGGCATGATGGCCGGTGTCATGGCCATTGCGATGGTCGGCGGCCCGCTCGTCGGCGGCACCATCACCGACCACCTCGGCTGGCGCTGGACCTTCTACATCAACCTGCCGCTCGGCGTGATCGCACTGGCCATGGTCACCGCGGTGCTGCACCTGCCGAAGAAGCGCTCGCAGACCCGGATCGACTACGTCGGCGCCGCGCTGCTCACCCTCGGCATCACCTCGCTGGTGCTGATCACCACCTGGGGCGGCACCGAGTACGACTGGCTGTCCGGCCAGATCATCGGGCTCGGCATCCTCGGCGTGGTCGCGCTCGCGCTCTTCCTGGTGGTCGAGCGCAGGGTCAGCGAGCCGGTGCTGCCGCTGCACATCTTCCGCAACCGCAACTTCTCCCTGGTCACGCTCGTCGGCTTCCTGGTCGGCTTTGTGATGTTCGGGTCGATGACGTTCCTGCCGCTGTTCCAGCAGACCGTCCAGGGTGCCTCGGCCACCAACTCCGGACTCCTGCTCCTGCCGCTGATGGGCGGCATGCTGGTGGTCTCGATGATCGCGGGCCGGGTGACCACCAAGACCGGCAAGTACAAGTTCTTCGTGGTCGCCGGAGGCGCGCTGCTCACCGTGGGCCTGGCCCTGCTGTCCACCATGGACACCGACACCACCCGCTTCACCTCGGGTGCCTACATGGCGGTGCTCGGCGCCGGCATGGGCTTCCTGATGCAGACCACGATGCTGATCGCACAGAACAGCGTCGAGATGAAGGACATGGGCGTCGGCTCGTCCTCGGCCACCCTCTTCCGCACGATCGGCGGCTCCTTCGGCGTCGCGATCTTCGGTGCGATCTTCACCCACCAGGTGCAGACGACCATGGCCGAGCGGATCGGCAAGGCCGGCGAGAAGATGACCGGCGGCGGAGCCCAGATGGACCCGAAGGGGCTCGCCAAGCTGCCGCCGATGGTCAAGGACGCGTATGACCATGCGGTTGCCTCCGGCACCCACCACGTCTTTCTGTGGGGCGCGGCGATCAGCGTCATCGGCTTCGCCGCGGCTTGGTTCCTCAAGGAGGTGCCGCTCCGCGGTGGGCCGACGAAGCCGGCCGCTGAGAGCCCGGAGGGCTCGACTGCGGGTGATCGGGTACCGGTCGCCGAGACGGTCTGA
- a CDS encoding A/G-specific adenine glycosylase, with protein sequence MTSTPVTTTATTAATENASAADAAAGAADGTALHGPVTDWFDEHARDLPWRRPEAGAWGVMVSEFMLQQTPVSRVLPVYEQWLARWPRPADLAAEAPGEAVRAWGRLGYPRRALRLHAAASAIQERHGGDVPREHSQLLALPGVGEYTAAAVASFAYGQRHAVLDTNVRRVFARAVAGRQFPPNATTAAERKLARQLLPEDENLAARWAAATMELGALLCTARAPECGRCPIAAQCTWRLAGSPAHDGPARRTQTYAGTDRQVRGKLLAVLREAVTPVPQQALDAVWDEPVQRARALDGLVSDGLVEPLGGGRYRLPLT encoded by the coding sequence ATGACTTCGACGCCTGTCACCACCACTGCCACGACCGCCGCCACCGAGAACGCTTCCGCCGCCGACGCGGCCGCGGGAGCCGCCGACGGGACCGCGCTGCACGGCCCGGTCACCGACTGGTTCGACGAGCACGCCCGCGATCTGCCCTGGCGCCGCCCCGAGGCGGGCGCCTGGGGTGTGATGGTGAGCGAGTTCATGCTGCAGCAGACCCCGGTCAGCAGAGTGCTGCCGGTCTACGAGCAGTGGCTGGCCCGCTGGCCGCGCCCCGCCGACCTGGCCGCCGAGGCGCCGGGCGAGGCGGTCCGGGCCTGGGGCCGGCTCGGTTATCCGCGCCGCGCCCTGCGGCTGCACGCCGCCGCCTCCGCCATACAGGAGCGGCACGGCGGCGACGTACCGCGCGAGCACAGCCAGTTGCTGGCGCTGCCCGGCGTCGGCGAGTACACCGCCGCCGCGGTCGCCTCGTTCGCGTACGGACAGCGGCACGCCGTGCTGGACACCAATGTGCGCCGGGTGTTCGCCCGCGCGGTGGCCGGCCGCCAGTTCCCGCCGAACGCCACCACCGCGGCGGAGCGCAAACTCGCCCGCCAGCTGCTGCCCGAGGACGAGAACCTGGCGGCGCGCTGGGCGGCGGCCACGATGGAGCTGGGTGCGCTGCTGTGCACGGCGCGTGCTCCGGAGTGCGGGCGCTGCCCGATCGCCGCGCAGTGCACCTGGCGCCTGGCCGGGTCCCCGGCGCACGACGGCCCGGCGCGTCGCACCCAGACGTACGCCGGTACCGACCGCCAGGTGCGCGGCAAGCTGCTCGCCGTCCTGCGCGAGGCGGTCACGCCGGTGCCGCAGCAGGCGCTGGACGCGGTGTGGGACGAGCCGGTGCAGCGGGCCCGGGCACTGGACGGCCTGGTCTCGGACGGTCTGGTGGAGCCGCTGGGCGGTGGCCGCTATCGGTTGCCGCTCACGTAG